From the genome of Synchiropus splendidus isolate RoL2022-P1 chromosome 17, RoL_Sspl_1.0, whole genome shotgun sequence, one region includes:
- the timm22 gene encoding mitochondrial import inner membrane translocase subunit Tim22: MAASSGVSSTHGSDAGSNVDYQPIQYSMILEHLIGDKRPVKDLNPAVMGGLPVPAKSDEQKMIERGMESCTFKAVLACVGGFVLGGAFGVFTAGIDTNVGFDPKDPLKTPTAREVLKDMGQRGMSYAKNFAIVGAMFSCTECIIESHRGKSDWKNAVYSGCVTGGAIGFRAGLKAGVLGCGGFAAFSAAIEYYLR; this comes from the exons ATGGCGGCTTCCTCGGGCGTTTCAAGCACCCATGGCTCCGATGCTGGTTCAAATGTGGACTACCAGCCGATCCAGTACAGTATGATTCTGGAGCATCTGATCGGGGACAAGAGACCCGTGAAGGACCTGAACCCCGCCGTGATGGGGGGGTTGCCAGTCCCTGCTAAGAGTGACGAGCAGAAGATGATCGAGAGGGGAATGGAGAGCTGTACCTTCAAGGCTGTACTGGCCTGTGTCGGAG GCTTTGTCCTGGGAGGAGCATTTGGTGTGTTCACTGCTGGTATAGACACCAATGTAGGCTTCGACCCCAAAGATCCTTTAAAAACGCCCACAGCTCGAGAGGTCCTCAAAGACATGGGCCAGAGGGGGATGTCCTACGCAAAGAACTTTGCCATCGTCGGAGCCATGTTTTCCTGCACGGAGTGTATCATTGAATCG cacaGAGGCAAGTCTGACTGGAAGAATGCTGTGTACAGTGGCTGTGTTACAGGAGGAGCCATCGGATTTCGGG CTGGTCTCAAGGCTGGAGTGCTGGGATGTGGTGGCTTCGCTGCTTTTTCTGCTGCTATAGAGTATTATCTGCGGTGA